A section of the Cuniculiplasma divulgatum genome encodes:
- a CDS encoding aldehyde ferredoxin oxidoreductase family protein — MYGVNGRVLHVDLTKGSIREEKIPEEIYRKYLTGYGLGAYILNRDMKPGADPLGEENILGITTGIFNSHSVPLGGRFQVVAKSPMTGGWGDADCGGKFGPELKNSGYDAVFIRGISPKPVFLKITDGKASIEDASGLWGKDAYATEDELKKIEPRGQALVIGVPGEKKLLVASLMNDYGRAAGRSGLGAVMGSKKLKGLIVRGKPIFKPFDQAMLMETIKEIQIEFRKNIDLARPWQLYGTTAGTESSHLNGDTPIKNWAGVGIIDYGADNARKISGEEIARDKLKSYGCAQCTLACGGHIRRKTRFGEIEGHRLEYEGTGSFGGLNLNTDLDAMAMAFEMCNRAGMDIISVGAVIAFANECFERGIITEKDVGFKIGFGDADAMVRLTELIGRGEGIGSVLGMGAKYAAQKFGKGSEKFAMQVGGQDLPMHDPRLLPSLATTYIADPTPGRHTAGGLGFDEGGTMTLPFQYSFPREKIDRYSYHGKGKMQALSVYGMQVLNATGMCLFSTSVWPNSYPYYKLFKAIMGWDVSEEEIMAMGKRIQLLRHLFNYREGINPRKIVPPSRMVGEPPLTAGPTANVTVDYRSMVDEYLQEVGIDSDGRPSPDVMKDLSVEI, encoded by the coding sequence ATGTACGGCGTTAATGGCAGGGTTCTCCATGTTGACCTTACAAAGGGCAGCATAAGAGAGGAGAAGATTCCAGAAGAAATATACAGGAAATACCTGACCGGCTATGGTCTGGGAGCATACATTCTGAACAGAGACATGAAACCTGGGGCAGATCCCCTGGGAGAGGAAAACATCCTGGGAATCACAACCGGGATATTCAACAGCCACTCAGTTCCTCTGGGCGGAAGATTCCAGGTTGTAGCTAAATCTCCCATGACCGGCGGATGGGGTGATGCTGACTGCGGTGGCAAGTTCGGCCCGGAGCTGAAAAACTCCGGCTATGATGCAGTCTTCATACGGGGCATCTCACCAAAGCCAGTTTTCCTGAAAATCACCGACGGCAAGGCTTCCATAGAGGACGCTTCCGGCCTGTGGGGAAAGGACGCATATGCAACCGAGGATGAGCTGAAGAAAATAGAACCCAGGGGACAGGCACTTGTCATAGGTGTCCCCGGGGAGAAGAAACTTCTGGTTGCCTCACTCATGAATGATTACGGCAGAGCAGCAGGCAGATCAGGGCTCGGAGCGGTAATGGGATCAAAGAAGCTGAAGGGACTCATAGTAAGGGGAAAGCCCATATTCAAGCCCTTTGACCAGGCAATGCTCATGGAGACAATAAAGGAGATCCAGATAGAATTCAGGAAGAACATAGATCTGGCAAGGCCATGGCAGCTGTACGGCACAACCGCCGGAACAGAATCCTCACACCTCAACGGCGACACGCCAATAAAGAACTGGGCCGGTGTAGGCATAATAGACTACGGTGCTGACAATGCCAGGAAGATAAGCGGGGAAGAAATTGCAAGGGACAAGCTGAAATCCTACGGATGTGCGCAGTGCACGCTTGCATGTGGTGGCCACATAAGGAGAAAGACCCGCTTCGGAGAGATTGAGGGGCACAGGCTTGAATATGAGGGGACAGGATCATTCGGAGGGCTCAATCTCAACACTGATCTGGATGCCATGGCCATGGCATTTGAGATGTGCAATAGGGCAGGGATGGACATAATATCCGTGGGCGCAGTCATAGCCTTTGCAAACGAATGCTTCGAGAGAGGCATAATAACAGAGAAAGATGTTGGATTCAAGATTGGTTTTGGAGATGCCGATGCCATGGTGAGACTCACCGAATTGATCGGCAGGGGCGAGGGCATTGGATCAGTCCTTGGAATGGGCGCGAAATATGCCGCACAGAAATTCGGCAAGGGCAGCGAGAAATTTGCCATGCAGGTTGGCGGCCAGGATCTGCCAATGCACGACCCCAGACTACTTCCAAGCCTCGCCACCACGTACATTGCAGACCCAACACCAGGAAGGCATACTGCAGGCGGCCTGGGATTTGACGAGGGCGGCACCATGACGCTGCCGTTCCAGTACAGTTTCCCCAGGGAGAAGATAGACAGGTACTCATACCATGGCAAGGGGAAGATGCAGGCGCTTTCTGTATATGGAATGCAGGTACTGAATGCCACTGGCATGTGCCTGTTCTCCACTTCCGTATGGCCTAACTCATACCCGTACTACAAGCTCTTCAAGGCCATCATGGGCTGGGATGTGTCTGAAGAGGAGATCATGGCAATGGGAAAGAGAATACAGCTGCTCCGGCATCTATTCAACTACAGGGAGGGCATCAATCCCAGAAAGATTGTACCGCCATCCAGGATGGTTGGGGAACCACCCCTCACGGCAGGCCCCACTGCCAATGTGACCGTGGACTACCGTTCCATGGTTGATGAATACCTGCAGGAAGTGG
- a CDS encoding cytochrome ubiquinol oxidase subunit I → MSMVGFDRFLFAFTIGSHIILVSMSIALILLISILEFLYLRNRNSYHLALIKRLKKVFVISFGVGTASGIVVAVELINLFPGFMTLVSETGIIGAFYAEIFAFFLETISLVIYVYFEGVFRWKYTNLALSIVVAFGTLLSGVLITMVNAWMNTPNGFNIPVYLSTGKVTGVLPWIAFATPSTFGEIAHVLTTTVFAGVMLIGAFFAYKYLRTRDPEEKGMFRSMLRIISGVSIIDILLAGASGSNEMSTLLQYQPLKYAAMDLNPTPGTGFSERLFGYLYNGHILDSIQIPGLQAFLAKLETGITTLPGLSQFPASDWPPLMIHTTFDIMVVGGLFLGLFLFITFLFYVFRKDFVKNRYMMYFQIFFGFFALLVYEIGWVTDEVGRQPWIVYNVMKVYQAANYSTGQLVPGYFIIAFYLVLIPATFYFFARVFNSNPVKEDMKPAAEGGVNY, encoded by the coding sequence ATGTCAATGGTAGGATTTGACAGATTCCTTTTTGCATTCACCATAGGATCGCACATAATTCTTGTGTCAATGAGCATTGCGCTGATTCTTTTGATATCCATACTGGAGTTCCTGTATCTGAGGAACAGGAACAGTTACCACCTGGCCCTAATAAAGCGGCTCAAGAAGGTATTTGTGATCTCATTTGGTGTGGGTACTGCTTCCGGAATAGTTGTGGCTGTTGAACTTATAAATCTCTTTCCCGGTTTCATGACTCTTGTTTCAGAAACCGGCATAATAGGTGCATTCTATGCTGAAATATTCGCCTTCTTCCTGGAGACCATCAGCCTTGTGATCTATGTTTATTTTGAGGGCGTGTTCAGGTGGAAATACACAAACCTGGCACTTTCAATTGTGGTAGCATTCGGGACACTTCTCTCAGGTGTGTTAATAACAATGGTCAATGCCTGGATGAACACGCCAAACGGATTCAACATACCGGTATATCTTTCAACAGGAAAGGTAACAGGGGTTCTTCCTTGGATTGCCTTTGCAACACCCTCAACCTTTGGCGAAATAGCCCACGTCCTCACAACAACAGTTTTTGCCGGTGTAATGCTTATCGGTGCATTTTTCGCTTACAAATATCTGCGGACACGTGACCCGGAGGAGAAGGGAATGTTCAGGTCAATGCTCCGGATTATCAGTGGGGTGTCCATCATTGATATACTGCTTGCAGGTGCTTCGGGATCAAATGAAATGTCAACACTGCTGCAATACCAGCCATTAAAATATGCGGCAATGGACCTCAATCCAACACCTGGAACAGGGTTTTCTGAAAGATTGTTCGGTTACCTGTACAATGGGCACATACTTGATTCCATACAGATTCCGGGGTTGCAGGCCTTCCTTGCAAAGCTAGAGACAGGGATAACCACGCTTCCGGGTCTATCACAGTTCCCGGCAAGCGACTGGCCACCTCTGATGATACACACCACATTTGACATTATGGTGGTTGGGGGATTGTTCCTGGGGCTGTTCCTCTTCATAACCTTCCTCTTCTATGTGTTCAGGAAAGATTTCGTGAAGAACAGGTACATGATGTATTTCCAGATATTCTTTGGTTTCTTTGCACTCCTGGTCTATGAAATCGGATGGGTGACCGATGAGGTTGGCAGGCAGCCCTGGATTGTTTACAACGTGATGAAGGTTTACCAGGCGGCCAATTATTCCACTGGGCAGCTTGTTCCAGGATACTTCATCATTGCGTTCTACCTTGTGCTCATACCGGCAACGTTCTATTTCTTTGCCAGGGTTTTCAATTCAAATCCGGTCAAAGAGGACATGAAGCCGGCAGCAGAAGGGGGTGTTAATTATTAA
- a CDS encoding DUF167 domain-containing protein, with translation MNKINPIISNATPENALIVQVKVKRGNGQIIAEGNKLTVYTNEPRENGKANADVLRQLCAHFNVEQSRIKIIRGMRSTNKTVKILE, from the coding sequence ATGAACAAAATTAATCCGATCATATCAAATGCAACACCTGAAAATGCATTGATAGTTCAGGTTAAGGTAAAACGGGGGAATGGTCAGATTATTGCCGAAGGTAATAAGCTTACTGTTTACACCAACGAGCCTAGAGAAAATGGTAAAGCAAATGCCGATGTATTAAGGCAACTTTGCGCTCATTTCAATGTTGAACAATCCAGAATAAAAATCATCAGAGGAATGAGATCAACAAACAAGACTGTCAAGATTCTTGAGTGA
- a CDS encoding pelota family protein: MRITEKKDSEWITVHVDSDDDLWYLKNLINPGDMVRMTTLRRVEKQQDMNRSKESPRKPVTASIVAESVEFQDFSGNLKVLGTIREGPEDIIGDHQSFNISPGDNFELKKQQWLEQQRELLAEALDNKFSQKFYFIAADDETAWILMLKSYGIQSIGKIDSHLTGKAYESNFSEQDFHREIVESCRRMLPEGSTIIILGPGFTREKIVNAFRTYGGTGFRVVTYPTNRSDAGAVWEFLNTPEADAIFRDLRISGDSRLVESFLRHVGTDGLGTYGYEDVLTALEAGAVDTLIVSEEKFRTPEGRKLLEESRNYGTRVHIIGTGTDPGRIVSNFGGYCAILRYRLL; the protein is encoded by the coding sequence ATGAGGATCACGGAAAAGAAGGATTCTGAATGGATTACGGTACACGTAGATTCCGATGATGATTTATGGTATCTGAAGAACCTCATAAATCCTGGAGACATGGTCAGGATGACAACCCTGAGAAGGGTGGAGAAGCAGCAGGACATGAACAGATCCAAGGAATCCCCGCGAAAACCTGTCACCGCATCCATAGTTGCTGAGAGCGTTGAATTCCAGGATTTTTCTGGAAATCTGAAGGTTCTTGGCACCATAAGGGAAGGACCTGAGGACATCATTGGAGACCATCAGTCATTCAATATATCACCCGGCGACAACTTCGAACTCAAGAAGCAGCAGTGGCTGGAACAGCAGCGTGAACTCCTGGCTGAGGCCCTGGATAATAAGTTTTCACAGAAATTCTATTTCATCGCCGCAGATGATGAGACCGCATGGATTCTTATGCTGAAGTCATACGGGATACAGAGCATAGGCAAGATCGATTCACATCTCACAGGCAAAGCTTACGAAAGTAATTTCTCTGAACAGGATTTTCACAGGGAAATTGTTGAGTCATGCCGCAGGATGCTGCCAGAAGGAAGCACCATAATAATCCTTGGACCAGGATTCACCAGAGAAAAGATAGTAAACGCATTCAGAACATACGGCGGAACAGGATTCCGGGTGGTGACATACCCCACCAACAGATCAGATGCAGGCGCTGTCTGGGAATTCCTGAATACTCCTGAGGCGGATGCCATTTTCAGGGACCTCAGAATTTCTGGAGATTCCAGACTCGTGGAGAGCTTTCTGAGGCATGTCGGAACAGACGGCCTTGGAACATACGGATACGAAGATGTTCTGACAGCACTTGAAGCTGGCGCCGTGGATACACTGATTGTTTCTGAGGAAAAATTCAGGACCCCCGAGGGCAGGAAACTTCTGGAAGAGTCGAGAAACTATGGTACAAGGGTGCACATAATAGGAACAGGAACTGATCCTGGCAGGATAGTGAGTAATTTCGGAGGCTATTGCGCCATCCTCAGATACAGGTTACTTTGA
- a CDS encoding DUF5615 family PIN-like protein, translated as MICQDDGKTTEMRFFADSMLGKMCRWLRLMGYDVGYATSDMADDSIIETCSREDLILITRDRELSVRYRNSIYIKSDRHVEQLREFVARFPPDESLYFTRCPLCNGLLRVTDDPAIMASLPPGVRKLQNRVYICTHCGKIYWEGTHYASIKNEIRSIVDGTAEKER; from the coding sequence ATGATATGTCAGGACGATGGAAAGACTACTGAAATGAGATTCTTCGCTGACAGCATGCTGGGGAAGATGTGCAGGTGGTTACGCCTGATGGGCTATGATGTCGGGTATGCAACCTCTGACATGGCGGATGATTCAATCATTGAGACATGTTCAAGGGAAGATTTGATCCTAATAACAAGGGACAGGGAACTTTCCGTAAGGTACAGAAATTCCATATATATCAAATCTGACAGGCATGTGGAACAGCTCAGAGAATTCGTGGCAAGATTTCCGCCTGATGAATCCCTTTATTTCACAAGATGTCCACTCTGTAACGGTCTGCTCAGGGTCACTGATGACCCAGCCATCATGGCAAGTCTGCCACCCGGGGTCAGGAAGTTGCAGAACAGGGTTTACATTTGCACTCACTGCGGAAAGATCTACTGGGAGGGGACTCACTATGCATCAATAAAGAATGAGATCCGGTCCATAGTTGATGGCACGGCGGAGAAAGAAAGATGA
- a CDS encoding flavin prenyltransferase UbiX: MKGDNRIVVGVTGASGTVLAFRLLESLKNFERHLIISDGAKRVMTAETDLTLEDFSKLAEHVYDDSDLAAPVSSGSFRFRSFVIIPCSNTTLARMATGMADTLITRIAAVSMKERRRMVIVPREMPLSSIYIENMLKLSTNGVIVAPAMPGYYTRPETAGDMVNFVVSRVLDLMGIDNDMSGRWKDY; the protein is encoded by the coding sequence TTGAAGGGAGACAATAGGATAGTTGTGGGCGTAACAGGAGCTTCAGGAACTGTTCTTGCGTTCAGGCTCCTTGAATCGCTTAAGAATTTTGAACGCCACCTGATCATTTCTGATGGTGCGAAAAGGGTCATGACCGCTGAGACAGACCTGACTCTGGAGGACTTTTCTAAACTGGCTGAACATGTTTATGATGATTCTGACCTTGCTGCACCGGTGAGTTCCGGATCCTTCAGGTTCAGGAGTTTTGTCATAATTCCCTGCTCCAACACCACCCTTGCAAGGATGGCTACCGGCATGGCTGACACTCTCATCACACGGATTGCTGCAGTATCCATGAAGGAGCGTAGGAGGATGGTGATTGTACCAAGAGAGATGCCACTGAGCTCCATTTACATTGAAAACATGCTGAAGCTGTCGACAAACGGAGTGATTGTGGCTCCTGCAATGCCAGGTTATTACACAAGGCCTGAGACTGCTGGTGACATGGTGAATTTTGTTGTATCTCGGGTTCTGGATCTGATGGGCATCGACAATGATATGTCAGGACGATGGAAAGACTACTGA
- a CDS encoding type II glyceraldehyde-3-phosphate dehydrogenase, with amino-acid sequence MIKVGINGYGTIGRRVAQAVRLQKDMIVTGIVKTRPDYVAESAMHDFRIFAADAKSLESFNSSSIKASGTLEDLISDSDIIVDATPEGMGRKNIETYRKNGIKAIFQGGEDHEIAQASFNAYSNFMDSWGKDYVRVVSCNTTALARTVTSVRKSFGVKHVSATLIRRATDPNDSSKGPINALEPSLKFPSHHAPDLQTVIGNVDVDTVAIKAPTTLMHVHVVSIDLEKPAGQKQVIAEMGKYRRIMLVSGKSGLTSTAQIMDMAREMGRSRSDLYEIAVWKESVNLKGTKLNYIQAVHQESDVVPENVDAIRAMFQLMDSEKSISETDKTLNIGKRV; translated from the coding sequence ATGATCAAGGTAGGAATCAATGGTTATGGTACCATCGGCAGGAGGGTCGCTCAGGCAGTGAGATTGCAGAAGGACATGATTGTGACCGGCATAGTGAAAACCAGGCCAGATTATGTGGCTGAATCAGCCATGCATGATTTCAGGATATTTGCCGCTGATGCAAAATCGCTGGAATCCTTCAACAGCTCTTCTATCAAGGCATCCGGTACGCTGGAAGACCTGATCTCTGATTCAGATATAATTGTGGACGCAACTCCTGAAGGAATGGGCAGGAAGAACATTGAAACCTACAGGAAGAATGGAATTAAGGCCATCTTCCAGGGAGGCGAGGATCATGAGATTGCCCAGGCCTCATTCAATGCATACTCAAATTTCATGGATTCCTGGGGAAAGGATTACGTGAGGGTTGTTTCATGCAACACCACTGCCCTTGCCAGGACGGTAACATCTGTTCGGAAATCCTTTGGCGTGAAACATGTCAGTGCCACACTCATAAGAAGGGCCACTGACCCCAATGACAGCTCAAAGGGGCCAATAAATGCACTGGAACCAAGCCTGAAATTTCCGTCACACCACGCACCTGATCTGCAGACAGTCATAGGCAATGTTGATGTTGACACCGTGGCCATAAAGGCACCCACCACACTGATGCATGTCCATGTGGTCAGCATTGATCTGGAAAAGCCAGCGGGTCAGAAGCAGGTCATAGCTGAGATGGGGAAGTACAGGCGAATCATGCTGGTGTCCGGCAAATCAGGACTCACGTCCACAGCACAGATAATGGATATGGCCAGGGAGATGGGCAGATCTCGGTCCGATCTTTATGAAATAGCAGTGTGGAAGGAAAGCGTAAACTTAAAAGGTACGAAACTCAATTACATACAGGCAGTTCATCAGGAAAGCGATGTGGTACCCGAAAATGTGGACGCAATCAGGGCCATGTTCCAGTTAATGGACAGTGAAAAATCCATTTCTGAGACTGATAAGACGCTGAATATTGGAAAAAGGGTGTAA
- the radA gene encoding DNA repair and recombination protein RadA, with amino-acid sequence MVESKEQKKYTIEDLPGVGEATAEKLRENGYDDIMTIAVASPKDLSDVAGIAEGNASKIIAAARKYADVGNFETGEEILERRKEVKKLTTGSKNLDNLLGGGFETQSITEFFGEFGSGKTQIMHQAAVNATMPVENGGFDSDVLIIDTENTFRPERIIQMSKFRGLDPEKVLKRIHVARAYNSHHQILLAERASELAKEFPIKLLIVDSLTSHFRSEYMGRGSLAERQQLLNRHMHDLLKFGTIYNAVITVTNQVSARPDVFFGDPTAPIGGNVVGHTATFRIYLRKSKGGKRIARLIDSPYLPEGETVIQISEDGVIDGV; translated from the coding sequence ATGGTTGAAAGCAAGGAGCAGAAGAAATACACAATAGAGGATTTGCCCGGAGTTGGAGAAGCAACAGCAGAGAAGCTTAGGGAGAATGGTTACGATGACATTATGACCATAGCCGTTGCCTCACCCAAGGATCTTTCGGATGTAGCAGGCATCGCTGAGGGAAACGCCTCAAAGATAATAGCCGCTGCCAGAAAATATGCCGATGTTGGCAATTTCGAAACCGGTGAAGAGATACTTGAGCGCAGGAAGGAAGTGAAGAAACTCACCACAGGCAGCAAGAATCTTGACAACCTCCTGGGCGGTGGATTCGAGACACAGTCCATAACGGAATTCTTCGGAGAATTTGGATCGGGCAAGACCCAGATCATGCACCAGGCAGCTGTGAATGCAACAATGCCTGTGGAAAATGGCGGTTTCGATTCAGATGTCCTGATCATAGATACTGAGAACACATTCAGGCCTGAAAGAATCATTCAGATGTCAAAGTTCAGGGGGCTTGATCCGGAAAAGGTTCTGAAGCGCATCCATGTCGCAAGGGCGTATAACTCTCATCACCAGATACTCCTTGCTGAGAGGGCATCGGAACTTGCCAAGGAATTCCCGATCAAGCTTCTCATAGTGGATTCCCTGACATCGCATTTCAGGTCGGAATACATGGGAAGAGGTTCACTGGCTGAGAGGCAGCAGCTTCTTAACAGGCATATGCATGACCTTCTGAAGTTCGGTACTATATACAACGCAGTTATAACAGTGACAAACCAGGTTTCGGCCAGGCCGGATGTATTCTTTGGCGATCCAACTGCGCCAATCGGCGGAAATGTTGTTGGTCACACCGCAACGTTCAGGATATATCTCAGGAAGAGTAAGGGGGGCAAGAGAATTGCCAGGCTCATCGATTCGCCCTATCTTCCTGAAGGAGAGACGGTAATCCAGATCTCCGAGGACGGAGTAATTGATGGAGTGTAA
- a CDS encoding ACT domain-containing protein: MWKYINDNFARYPSQVKVLRKLISLGLSVRKDHENMPRVYCGDVEVKASAIAQALGVDRRAVIEILGKIISDPELSNFYSQLKPIPDFSMVSSRLGMGVIQIVPTSATQPGIISGVSQVIARENISIRQVIVDDPELVDSPRATIVTDSPIPGHLLSDLKKIPGVEAVVIL; this comes from the coding sequence ATGTGGAAATACATAAATGACAACTTTGCCAGGTACCCTTCGCAGGTGAAGGTGCTGAGAAAGCTGATCTCACTTGGTCTATCCGTGAGAAAAGATCATGAGAATATGCCCAGGGTGTACTGCGGCGACGTTGAGGTTAAAGCCTCCGCCATTGCTCAGGCACTTGGCGTTGACAGGAGAGCCGTCATTGAAATACTGGGAAAAATAATCAGCGATCCTGAACTTTCCAATTTCTACTCACAGTTGAAACCAATCCCCGATTTCTCAATGGTCAGCTCAAGACTGGGCATGGGAGTGATTCAGATAGTTCCAACCTCTGCAACGCAGCCCGGCATAATTTCAGGTGTTTCACAGGTAATTGCCAGGGAGAACATCAGCATAAGGCAGGTCATCGTGGATGATCCTGAGCTTGTGGACAGCCCGAGGGCAACCATAGTTACGGACAGCCCAATCCCTGGGCACCTCCTGTCTGACCTGAAGAAGATTCCCGGGGTCGAAGCAGTGGTGATACTCTAG
- a CDS encoding 5-(carboxyamino)imidazole ribonucleotide synthase, translating into MNIGIIGGGQLGWMMVLEGRKLGYGFNSIDSDFSKPGVRISDHGFTYDNYRDFVDSSDVVTYEFEHVDDRVLDYADSLGKLKPGMLPIRLKRDRSLEKEFLRDAGLPVTPFTVVHSLGELRKASGQYDRSIAKTAMGGYDGKGQYPVSPGSIPQGMPEGKYVLEEFVDFSQEASVIASRDIHGKMAFHTASLNVNMKGMLLYNVAPFPDIGMKDVAMKLLEKLDYTGVMGIEFFIRDGKPIINEFSPRVHNSGHHTLLGSSISQFEQHIRAIAGLPVPQPELLSASGIVNIIGRQMDEDLKNRILEIPGTQVYWYGKDNAKKRRKVGHVNIVAPSADDVRERIDALIDIMYGGNILDFLEYS; encoded by the coding sequence ATGAACATAGGAATCATTGGCGGTGGGCAGCTGGGCTGGATGATGGTGCTGGAAGGGCGGAAGCTGGGATACGGATTCAACAGCATTGATTCCGATTTTTCAAAGCCTGGCGTGCGCATCTCGGACCATGGCTTCACCTATGATAACTACAGAGATTTTGTTGATTCATCAGACGTTGTGACATACGAGTTTGAGCATGTTGATGACCGTGTTCTTGATTATGCTGATTCCCTGGGTAAGCTGAAGCCGGGGATGCTTCCCATAAGATTGAAGAGAGACAGATCGCTTGAAAAGGAATTTCTCCGTGATGCCGGTCTGCCTGTGACGCCTTTCACTGTTGTGCATAGCCTTGGGGAACTCAGGAAAGCATCCGGCCAATATGATCGCTCAATAGCAAAAACTGCCATGGGTGGTTATGACGGCAAGGGCCAGTATCCCGTATCACCCGGCAGTATTCCTCAGGGGATGCCGGAGGGCAAATATGTGCTGGAGGAATTTGTAGACTTCAGCCAGGAAGCCTCGGTCATAGCATCCAGGGACATCCACGGAAAGATGGCTTTCCATACGGCTTCCCTGAACGTTAACATGAAGGGGATGCTGCTCTACAACGTAGCCCCGTTTCCCGATATCGGCATGAAAGACGTTGCCATGAAACTTCTTGAGAAACTGGATTACACCGGTGTCATGGGGATTGAATTCTTCATCAGGGACGGAAAGCCCATAATAAATGAATTCTCCCCAAGGGTCCACAACTCAGGGCATCATACTCTTCTTGGTTCCTCAATATCACAGTTTGAGCAGCACATAAGGGCCATAGCCGGGCTTCCTGTGCCGCAACCGGAATTGCTATCTGCATCCGGCATCGTGAATATTATAGGAAGGCAGATGGACGAGGATTTGAAGAACAGGATTCTTGAAATACCAGGGACACAGGTCTACTGGTACGGAAAGGACAACGCGAAAAAAAGGAGGAAGGTTGGCCATGTGAATATTGTCGCCCCTTCAGCAGATGATGTCAGGGAAAGAATAGATGCGCTGATTGACATTATGTATGGGGGAAATATACTGGATTTCCTGGAGTATTCCTAG
- the purE gene encoding 5-(carboxyamino)imidazole ribonucleotide mutase, giving the protein MAKVGVIMGSSSDFDHMRDAITVLGELGIEVEYRIVSAHRTPDLMYEYAKSAQSRGVEVIIAGAGGSAHLPGMTAALTPLPVIGVPIQTRSLNGIDSLLSIVQMPAGIPVATVAIGGSRNAALLAARILGIKYPEVAERVKKFMENQTKKVLGEKLE; this is encoded by the coding sequence ATGGCAAAAGTTGGAGTCATAATGGGCAGCAGCAGTGATTTCGATCACATGAGGGATGCCATTACTGTCCTGGGCGAACTGGGGATTGAGGTTGAATACAGGATAGTTTCTGCGCACAGGACACCTGATCTTATGTATGAATATGCAAAGAGCGCCCAGTCAAGAGGGGTTGAGGTCATCATAGCCGGGGCCGGCGGATCTGCGCACCTTCCGGGAATGACAGCAGCTCTCACTCCACTTCCGGTAATAGGCGTTCCCATTCAGACTAGGAGTTTGAACGGCATTGATTCGCTCCTGTCCATAGTGCAGATGCCGGCAGGAATTCCTGTGGCAACTGTGGCAATAGGAGGGTCAAGGAATGCGGCACTGCTGGCTGCAAGGATTCTTGGCATAAAGTATCCTGAAGTTGCCGAAAGAGTGAAAAAGTTCATGGAAAACCAGACAAAAAAGGTTCTGGGTGAAAAGCTGGAATGA